From a region of the Bradyrhizobium sp. KBS0727 genome:
- a CDS encoding cytochrome ubiquinol oxidase subunit I, with the protein MDMTALLLSRIQFAFTITFHIIFPSFTIGLAAWLTILEALHLRTGRPVYQMLFEFWLKIFGVAFGLGVVSGIVMAFQFGTNWSELSKMSGPIQGPLLMYETFTAFMLEASFFGVLIFGRTRVPPWFYLFSTAMVALGTTLSAFWIMVNNSWMQVPTGYVMENGMFVPDDWTKIIFNSVVWSRFPHMLLASYLTGAFCVAATGAWYLLRKVYHAESRIMLRMGLGLAAVLMPVQLLFGHLVGGYVNTYQPSKMAAIEGRWNDEKPGSEVLFAWPDVENRRNLYAITLPPPFGSLIDSDSLTAGETGLNSIPPQNWPPVVVPFFSFRIMVGCGLVMLGLAWLGTYLSFRHRLAYIRPMLWLTFLSFPLPFIAIITGWFTAEVGRQPWVVFGVLRTADAMTPFLTTRAATISLVIFCAVYAFIFLFGTFYIYRLIRTGPRSNLFETPHLAVPNRPISLADDEQEPSYVVAGE; encoded by the coding sequence ATGGATATGACGGCGCTTCTCCTTTCGCGAATTCAATTCGCCTTCACCATCACGTTCCATATCATCTTTCCATCTTTCACAATCGGCCTGGCAGCCTGGCTGACCATCCTCGAAGCACTGCATCTTAGAACCGGTCGCCCGGTCTATCAGATGCTTTTTGAATTCTGGCTGAAGATATTCGGCGTGGCATTCGGATTGGGGGTCGTGTCGGGAATTGTGATGGCATTCCAGTTCGGTACGAACTGGAGCGAACTGTCGAAAATGTCGGGGCCGATCCAGGGCCCGCTTCTGATGTACGAGACCTTCACCGCCTTCATGCTCGAGGCCAGTTTTTTCGGCGTCCTCATCTTTGGACGCACCCGCGTGCCTCCGTGGTTCTACCTGTTTTCTACCGCGATGGTCGCGCTCGGGACCACGCTCTCGGCGTTCTGGATCATGGTCAATAATAGCTGGATGCAGGTGCCTACCGGTTACGTCATGGAAAATGGGATGTTCGTTCCAGACGACTGGACCAAAATCATCTTCAACTCGGTGGTCTGGTCGCGATTTCCGCACATGTTGCTGGCTTCTTACCTGACCGGTGCCTTCTGCGTTGCCGCGACGGGCGCCTGGTATCTGCTGCGGAAGGTATATCACGCCGAATCCCGCATCATGCTGCGCATGGGCCTTGGTCTCGCAGCCGTGCTGATGCCGGTCCAGCTCCTGTTCGGACACCTCGTCGGTGGGTACGTCAATACGTATCAGCCGTCCAAAATGGCTGCGATCGAGGGACGCTGGAACGATGAGAAACCAGGCTCCGAAGTCCTGTTCGCATGGCCGGATGTGGAGAATCGGCGCAACCTCTATGCGATCACGCTACCACCGCCTTTCGGCAGCCTGATCGACTCCGACAGCCTCACCGCGGGGGAAACCGGACTCAACAGCATCCCACCGCAGAATTGGCCGCCGGTGGTGGTTCCGTTCTTTAGCTTTCGCATCATGGTGGGATGTGGTCTGGTGATGCTGGGGCTCGCCTGGCTCGGCACCTATCTGAGTTTCAGGCATCGTCTGGCCTACATTCGTCCCATGCTCTGGCTGACGTTCCTGAGCTTTCCGCTGCCCTTCATCGCGATCATTACCGGCTGGTTCACCGCCGAAGTCGGCCGCCAGCCCTGGGTGGTCTTTGGCGTGTTGCGAACCGCTGACGCCATGACGCCATTCTTGACGACGCGTGCGGCGACGATCTCGCTCGTGATCTTCTGTGCGGTCTACGCCTTCATCTTCCTGTTCGGTACGTTCTACATCTATCGGCTTATCCGCACGGGTCCCCGCAGCAACCTGTTCGAGACTCCACATCTCGCAGTTCCGAACCGGCCGATATCGCTGGCCGACGACGAACAGGAACCAAGCTACGTCGTCGCTGGAGAATAA
- a CDS encoding aldo/keto reductase has product MARQAEALKMNMERTAIQGTSLRVSPVAIGTWAIGGWMWGGTDEAESIATIQAAFEHGINLVDTAPVYGFGRSEEIVGRAIAESGLRSQVVIATKVGLQWAGGRVSRNASRARILREVEDSLRRLRTDYIDVYQVHWPDPLIPIEETADAMNMLFAQGKIRAIGVSNFSVGQMERFRRIAPLHVLQPPYNLFERGIEVDLLPYCQKNGIAMLGYGALCRGLLSGRMKADTVFDGDDLRRSDPKFLPPRFEQYLTAVYKLDRLAQRFGKRVIHLAIRWMLDQGVTTALWGARHPDQLQPVDEVIGWSLDASAKAEIDRILRETISDPVGPEFMAPPARSVAA; this is encoded by the coding sequence ATGGCTCGTCAAGCAGAAGCGCTCAAAATGAACATGGAACGTACCGCGATTCAGGGCACGTCGCTTAGGGTGTCGCCGGTCGCTATTGGGACCTGGGCCATCGGCGGGTGGATGTGGGGTGGAACCGACGAAGCTGAATCTATCGCCACCATCCAGGCCGCTTTCGAGCATGGCATCAACCTTGTCGACACGGCCCCGGTTTATGGATTCGGCCGCTCCGAAGAGATCGTTGGCAGGGCTATCGCCGAAAGCGGGCTACGCTCGCAAGTGGTGATCGCCACCAAGGTCGGACTTCAATGGGCGGGTGGGAGGGTATCTCGCAACGCCAGTCGCGCCCGCATCCTGCGGGAGGTCGAAGATTCCTTGCGCCGGCTTCGAACCGATTACATTGACGTCTATCAGGTTCATTGGCCCGACCCGTTGATTCCGATCGAAGAAACCGCAGACGCGATGAACATGCTTTTCGCGCAAGGGAAAATCCGCGCCATCGGCGTGAGCAACTTTTCGGTCGGACAGATGGAGCGGTTTCGCCGAATTGCGCCGTTGCATGTGCTGCAGCCACCGTACAATTTGTTCGAACGCGGAATCGAGGTCGACCTTCTGCCCTATTGCCAGAAAAATGGAATTGCGATGCTGGGATATGGGGCGCTGTGCCGGGGCCTGCTGTCCGGACGAATGAAAGCGGATACAGTTTTCGATGGCGACGATCTGAGGCGTTCCGACCCGAAGTTTCTCCCGCCACGGTTCGAACAATATCTGACCGCCGTGTACAAGCTCGACCGCCTCGCGCAACGCTTCGGCAAACGCGTTATCCATCTCGCGATCCGTTGGATGCTTGACCAGGGCGTCACGACGGCATTGTGGGGTGCGCGTCATCCCGATCAGCTGCAGCCCGTCGACGAAGTGATTGGCTGGTCGCTCGATGCCTCTGCCAAAGCCGAGATCGATCGGATCCTGCGCGAGACCATCAGCGATCCGGTCGGCCCTGAATTCATGGCTCCGCCGGCAAGGAGTGTCGCAGCGTGA
- a CDS encoding NAD(P)-dependent oxidoreductase produces MAANLAAAGRRVIAYVRRSDQLGELEALGLSPTTDIGDLLDCDVVVSMLPDDDAVREVVFGSSDDDLDGLAAGLMPGAIHLSMSTISTAAASVLASEHARHGQGYVAAPVFGNPDAAKARQLFIVAAGAPAHIERCRPVLDSLGQRTFTVGSDPGDANLFKLLGNMMSATALEVLGEVVAVVRKRGLDPQPFIDIMTSAMFGGRAHRIYGDKIAKQVYAPGFVLPLVLKDVRLALAEAENAGAPMPSVGVVRDRLISGIARGYGDLDWTVLGLIAAEEAGLYAMPSVTAD; encoded by the coding sequence ATGGCCGCCAACCTCGCGGCCGCCGGACGACGGGTGATCGCATATGTCCGCCGCTCGGATCAGCTCGGTGAGCTCGAGGCGCTCGGTCTCAGCCCCACGACGGATATCGGCGACCTGCTCGACTGTGATGTCGTTGTCAGCATGCTGCCGGACGACGATGCGGTACGGGAAGTGGTGTTCGGTAGCAGCGACGACGATCTGGACGGACTGGCCGCAGGTTTGATGCCCGGCGCGATCCACCTATCGATGAGCACAATTAGCACGGCGGCCGCGTCGGTCCTGGCGAGCGAGCATGCGCGGCACGGGCAGGGTTACGTAGCTGCGCCGGTGTTCGGGAACCCGGATGCCGCCAAGGCGCGCCAGTTGTTCATCGTTGCCGCTGGCGCCCCGGCCCATATCGAGCGTTGCCGGCCGGTCCTCGACAGCCTCGGACAAAGAACTTTTACCGTCGGTTCCGACCCGGGAGATGCAAACCTCTTCAAGCTGCTCGGCAATATGATGAGCGCAACGGCGCTGGAGGTGCTCGGAGAGGTCGTTGCCGTCGTTCGCAAGCGCGGGCTGGATCCGCAGCCGTTCATCGACATTATGACCAGCGCGATGTTCGGTGGACGCGCGCACAGGATCTATGGCGACAAGATTGCCAAGCAGGTCTACGCACCCGGTTTCGTCTTGCCCCTCGTGCTGAAGGATGTGCGCCTGGCGCTCGCGGAAGCTGAGAACGCCGGCGCTCCGATGCCATCGGTGGGAGTCGTCCGGGACCGGCTGATCTCGGGTATCGCGCGTGGTTACGGCGACCTTGACTGGACCGTCCTCGGGCTTATCGCCGCGGAGGAGGCGGGGCTCTACGCGATGCCCTCGGTCACTGCCGATTGA
- a CDS encoding AraC family transcriptional regulator — MRVSRERTSDVGDGRSDFRSSSPSIVDISPPDIARRRQATWGAIQADNVRITRRETFEYGFQARRHLLIAYERAERDDGETLIEGLPKSTLREFNCKLSLVPAGHRFYGWQTPRVLTRVTYFYIDLQDRLFDPGSGIACPTISPRLFFFDHAVWDTALKLKAEVGKSDPGSREYAEALSLVLMHEIMRLEGATSAAAKPLRGGLPVWRQKHVTEFIEEHLAEEISLAALAELADLSLYHFARAFTQSFGVPPHRYHMARRMDRARSLLQRPALSVTQIGIRIGFRETSSFTRAFRRFTGLTPTEYRRHRED, encoded by the coding sequence ATGCGAGTGTCGCGAGAACGAACGAGTGATGTCGGCGATGGCCGTTCCGATTTTCGCTCCTCATCTCCATCGATCGTCGACATTTCTCCGCCTGATATCGCCCGCCGCCGACAGGCGACTTGGGGCGCAATACAGGCGGACAATGTGAGAATTACCCGGCGCGAGACTTTCGAATACGGCTTTCAGGCGCGAAGACACCTGCTGATCGCTTACGAGCGGGCAGAACGAGATGATGGCGAGACGCTCATCGAGGGCTTGCCAAAATCGACCCTGCGCGAGTTCAATTGCAAGCTCAGCCTGGTGCCGGCCGGGCATCGGTTCTACGGGTGGCAGACGCCGCGCGTGCTGACCCGCGTCACCTATTTCTATATCGATCTGCAGGATCGGTTGTTTGATCCAGGATCCGGCATCGCCTGCCCTACGATCAGCCCACGCTTGTTTTTCTTCGATCATGCGGTCTGGGACACGGCGCTTAAACTCAAGGCCGAGGTCGGGAAGTCCGACCCAGGTAGCCGCGAGTATGCGGAGGCCTTGAGCCTCGTATTGATGCACGAAATCATGCGACTGGAAGGAGCGACGTCCGCTGCGGCCAAACCACTACGTGGCGGCTTGCCGGTGTGGCGGCAGAAGCATGTGACGGAATTCATCGAGGAGCATCTTGCGGAGGAGATTTCGCTGGCCGCTCTGGCAGAACTCGCCGATCTGAGCCTCTATCATTTTGCTCGCGCTTTCACACAATCCTTCGGCGTGCCGCCGCACCGTTACCATATGGCCCGGCGGATGGATCGCGCGAGGAGCCTGTTGCAGAGGCCGGCGCTCTCGGTGACGCAGATCGGCATTCGGATCGGCTTTCGCGAGACCAGTTCGTTCACCAGGGCATTTCGCAGGTTCACCGGACTTACGCCGACCGAGTATCGGCGCCACCGAGAGGACTAA
- a CDS encoding heme-binding protein, translating into MSEALKDAVNHGRVAAVTVIGLAEMQGGLPIAVDGEVIGAIGASFDTPEHDVQIAQARLAADPR; encoded by the coding sequence ATGAGTGAGGCACTGAAGGATGCCGTCAACCACGGTCGCGTTGCAGCCGTTACGGTTATAGGGCTTGCAGAGATGCAGGGCGGGCTTCCCATCGCTGTCGATGGCGAGGTGATCGGCGCCATCGGGGCAAGCTTCGACACGCCGGAGCACGACGTGCAAATCGCGCAAGCCAGGTTGGCAGCGGACCCCCGTTGA
- a CDS encoding transcriptional initiation protein Tat: MNVIAGRRGVLKTLALTAATSAIGLASARAKPAPAAVESALMPAGATHLDALKKRLAQAPRRRDFKTVPMILNDQEQWDHEALTEVLSYRPVPRQAWDNTDIGGPWLNLMRNALNSQIWSFNHPDFLVVSVTHGTAQLALYDQAIWDKYRLTSLAGDEFKANTPIIERKSAAADPANYEDPAGPFSGEDNSIPALMRRGVVFMSCHNAIWEHAGALIKFGINPDRLPHAALAAELTSHLVDGAVLIPGAAGTLPELQQAGFHYAK; the protein is encoded by the coding sequence GTGAACGTCATCGCAGGACGAAGGGGCGTGTTGAAGACATTGGCTTTGACCGCAGCCACAAGTGCGATCGGCCTTGCGTCGGCACGGGCCAAGCCCGCGCCGGCTGCCGTCGAATCCGCGTTGATGCCTGCCGGCGCCACCCATCTTGACGCATTGAAGAAGCGCCTGGCCCAGGCGCCGCGCCGTCGCGATTTCAAGACCGTGCCGATGATCCTGAACGACCAGGAGCAATGGGATCACGAAGCGTTGACAGAGGTGCTCTCCTATCGGCCCGTGCCAAGGCAGGCCTGGGACAACACCGACATCGGGGGCCCCTGGCTGAACCTGATGCGCAACGCGCTCAATTCGCAGATCTGGTCATTCAACCATCCGGATTTTCTCGTCGTGTCGGTGACCCACGGTACAGCCCAGCTCGCGCTCTACGATCAAGCGATTTGGGACAAGTACCGGCTCACGAGCCTGGCTGGCGACGAGTTCAAGGCCAATACGCCGATCATCGAGCGGAAGTCAGCTGCAGCCGATCCCGCCAACTATGAGGACCCGGCAGGACCCTTCTCCGGTGAAGACAATTCGATACCTGCACTGATGCGGCGCGGCGTTGTTTTCATGTCTTGCCACAACGCGATTTGGGAACATGCCGGGGCCCTCATCAAATTCGGCATCAACCCTGACAGGCTCCCTCATGCCGCGCTTGCCGCGGAACTGACCAGCCATCTGGTGGACGGCGCTGTTCTAATTCCTGGCGCCGCTGGCACGCTGCCCGAGCTGCAACAGGCCGGCTTTCATTACGCAAAGTAG
- a CDS encoding response regulator transcription factor yields MSTLSVISVIDDDASVRAATNNLLSSHGYLIHTFASAEEFLQSGRLNDSSCIIADVQMPAMSGLDLLTHMRAQGYTAPVIFITAFPEESVRARALKAGAICFLGKPFAGPALVSCVETAVNRHHGGTGK; encoded by the coding sequence TTGTCAACGCTTTCGGTCATTTCAGTCATTGACGACGATGCATCCGTCCGCGCCGCGACCAACAATCTTCTCAGCTCGCATGGATACCTCATCCATACATTTGCGTCGGCTGAGGAATTCTTGCAGTCGGGCCGTCTGAACGACTCGTCGTGTATCATTGCGGATGTGCAGATGCCCGCCATGAGCGGCCTGGACCTTCTGACCCATATGCGTGCCCAAGGTTACACCGCGCCGGTTATCTTCATTACGGCTTTCCCCGAAGAAAGCGTCCGCGCCCGCGCTTTGAAGGCCGGAGCCATTTGCTTCCTAGGCAAGCCGTTCGCTGGACCCGCACTGGTTAGCTGCGTTGAGACTGCCGTGAATCGACATCACGGCGGAACCGGCAAGTAA
- a CDS encoding cytochrome c, which yields MMRNLVPVIALLSVASTPLLVRAATPFELKSVKIDLPDSDTMFPAGPGSDAINNNCLACHSAGMVLNQPALPKQAWAAEVNKMINNYKAPIAAEDVGAIVEYLTALKGAK from the coding sequence ATGATGCGCAACTTGGTTCCGGTCATCGCTCTCTTGAGCGTGGCGTCAACGCCTCTTCTCGTACGCGCCGCTACACCATTCGAACTGAAGTCGGTGAAGATCGACTTGCCGGACAGTGATACAATGTTCCCCGCCGGCCCAGGTTCCGACGCGATCAACAACAATTGCCTTGCCTGTCACTCCGCCGGCATGGTGTTGAACCAGCCTGCGTTGCCGAAACAGGCGTGGGCGGCGGAAGTCAACAAGATGATCAACAACTACAAGGCTCCGATAGCCGCGGAAGATGTCGGAGCGATCGTTGAGTATTTGACCGCCCTCAAGGGTGCGAAATAG
- a CDS encoding molybdopterin-dependent oxidoreductase, which yields MTENGTPRGMITRRRLLATASAAGVAFSRPAWAQKMVDLPLPGGPEARQITTAFPQKGPMILQRTRPPLLETPFEVFDKGVFTPNDQFYVRWHWALIPTDIDVAKFSLTVRGHVNQALSLSLNDIVKGLPSVQLSAVNQCSGNSRGFFQPRVTGGQWANGAMGNALWTGVRLKDVLDKAGVKPGALTVRFKGLEEPVVDGAPHFMKSLDIEHARDAEVMIAYAMNGEQLPLVNGFPLRLVVPGWYATYWVKMLNDIEVMDQPDTNYWTKVAYTIPDAPHASIKPGEADVKMIPINRMVPRSFVTNIASGSKVNAAAPTALRGIAFGGDCGVASVDFSIDRGQSWHQAQLGKDEGKYGFRQWQTQLTLPAAGTYSLLIRCTNSNGVAQPDTPNWNPAGFMRNVTESIDIMAV from the coding sequence ATGACAGAGAACGGCACTCCTCGCGGCATGATCACGCGGCGGCGGCTGCTCGCCACGGCAAGCGCGGCGGGCGTGGCATTTTCACGGCCAGCCTGGGCGCAAAAGATGGTTGATCTTCCGCTGCCCGGTGGTCCCGAAGCGCGGCAGATCACAACCGCCTTTCCGCAGAAGGGCCCGATGATCCTGCAGCGGACCCGTCCACCGCTTCTGGAAACCCCGTTCGAGGTTTTCGACAAGGGTGTATTCACCCCGAACGACCAGTTCTATGTGCGCTGGCACTGGGCGCTCATCCCGACCGATATTGACGTCGCCAAGTTCAGCCTCACCGTGCGTGGCCATGTGAACCAGGCATTGTCACTGTCGCTGAATGATATCGTTAAGGGATTGCCGAGTGTTCAATTGTCCGCCGTGAACCAATGCTCCGGCAACTCGAGAGGCTTTTTCCAGCCTCGCGTGACCGGCGGCCAATGGGCGAACGGCGCCATGGGCAATGCGCTCTGGACCGGTGTCCGCCTCAAGGATGTGCTGGATAAGGCCGGCGTGAAGCCCGGCGCCTTGACGGTGCGATTTAAAGGTCTGGAAGAGCCCGTTGTGGACGGTGCGCCGCATTTCATGAAGTCGCTGGACATCGAGCACGCCCGCGACGCCGAGGTGATGATCGCCTATGCCATGAATGGCGAGCAACTACCCCTGGTGAACGGATTTCCCCTGCGGTTGGTGGTGCCTGGCTGGTATGCGACCTACTGGGTCAAGATGCTGAATGACATCGAGGTCATGGACCAACCGGATACCAACTACTGGACGAAGGTTGCCTATACCATTCCGGACGCACCACACGCCAGCATCAAGCCGGGCGAAGCAGATGTGAAGATGATTCCGATTAACCGGATGGTCCCCAGATCGTTCGTCACGAACATTGCGTCAGGCAGCAAGGTGAACGCCGCCGCACCAACGGCGCTGCGCGGCATTGCATTCGGTGGCGATTGCGGCGTGGCGAGTGTCGACTTCTCCATCGACCGCGGCCAAAGCTGGCATCAGGCGCAACTTGGGAAGGACGAGGGAAAATACGGATTTCGGCAATGGCAGACGCAATTGACATTGCCCGCCGCCGGTACGTACAGCCTGTTGATCCGCTGCACCAATAGCAACGGTGTGGCGCAACCCGACACACCGAATTGGAATCCGGCCGGCTTCATGCGCAACGTCACGGAATCGATAGATATCATGGCGGTTTGA
- a CDS encoding response regulator transcription factor has product MTEHHKSSREPASAKEPIVFIVEDDVSMRRALTNLFQSVGLEVEVFGSASEMLQGKLPDVASCLVLDVRLPGLSGLDLQAELAKSNIHIPVIFMTGHGDIPMTVRAMKSGAVDFLTKPFRDQEMLDAVGTAIERDRKRREASKVVANLQALLDALTPREREILALVSSGLMNKQIAAELELAEITVKIHRGHIMKKMGAKSLADLVRMAEALGIRRARP; this is encoded by the coding sequence GTGACCGAGCATCATAAATCATCGCGTGAGCCCGCCAGCGCCAAGGAGCCGATCGTCTTCATTGTCGAGGACGACGTATCGATGCGCAGAGCGCTCACCAACCTTTTTCAGTCCGTTGGATTGGAGGTCGAGGTGTTCGGTTCGGCATCCGAGATGCTGCAAGGCAAGCTTCCGGATGTTGCCAGTTGCCTGGTCCTCGACGTCAGGTTGCCCGGATTGAGTGGACTGGACCTTCAAGCCGAACTGGCCAAGTCTAACATCCATATTCCGGTTATCTTCATGACCGGTCATGGCGACATCCCAATGACCGTCAGGGCCATGAAGAGCGGAGCGGTTGACTTTCTGACCAAGCCGTTTCGCGATCAGGAAATGCTGGACGCGGTGGGGACGGCGATTGAACGGGATCGAAAGCGGCGCGAGGCCAGCAAGGTCGTCGCGAATTTGCAGGCGCTTCTCGACGCCCTGACTCCCCGCGAGCGGGAGATCCTGGCTTTGGTCTCGTCTGGCCTCATGAACAAGCAGATAGCAGCTGAACTTGAACTTGCCGAGATTACCGTGAAGATCCATCGCGGGCACATCATGAAGAAGATGGGTGCGAAGTCGCTGGCCGATCTGGTGAGAATGGCTGAAGCGCTCGGAATTCGCCGCGCCAGGCCCTAG
- a CDS encoding PAS domain-containing protein — MMMPDQTSNLRNSAARLFIGSAACRGAYYAMAALSVAVAIVAAELVTRLLQAEAIALLMLCAVIVAAWFGGFRPALLAIALALSAIHYYLLPPINSFAWKHNLLAVGISEVPRLILFSITSLFVAFMVSGQRAATSALRRSSADLQVAMEEQRRTEAALLHSETYLTEAQRLSRTGSFGWTVSSGDIFWSDEVFRIFQFDRTTEPSLELVVRRTHPDDRAAVQQTIDRASVDGNDFDHEYRLLMPDGSVKYVHAVAHAVKNVSGGIEFVGAVTDVTVAKETERKLRRSEAYLAEAQRLSHTGSWAWDARRREFAFRSPEAHRLLGFDPEKDAVPEQPLWDRVHGEDRDRVIEMVGRALREKTDFEGDYRVVLPDGSTRYVHSVGHAVVGDDGEVVELVGTHIDVTEQHLAREALGKAFDEIKKSEDRLRLVIDTIPTLVWRAGVDGVPDFLNQPALDYTGLTPDQAETGWPRAFHPDDKKGMLVKWSAIRASGMPGELEARLRRFDGEYRWFLFRGVPLRDESGNIVKWYGSSTDIEDRKRTENALRQSEAYLAQAQRLSLTGTFGWRVATGENTWSTETFRIFGYDEAPSATVDMVLARTHPEDRAAVRKAIDRASIDQNDYDDAYRLMMPDGSVKHVRAVARATRDASGGIEFVGAVTDVTATKQAEEKLQNAQAELAHVTRVTMLGELTASIAHEVNQPLAAVIANAEACLRWLDRETPDLAAARRSAEWVINDGIRASEVIRRARALAKKTDIEKEPIDVNNVVREVIALVQRELSSHRVSVRTELEPALPKILGDRVQLQQVLINLVMNGIEAMQQVTGRPRELVIRSRQDETSRVLLSVTDRGAGISAENASRLFSAFFTTKSGGLGMGLSICRSIVEAHGGRLSASGNEGPGATFQFVLPSHREDAS; from the coding sequence ATGATGATGCCTGACCAGACCAGCAATTTGCGGAATTCAGCCGCGCGGTTGTTCATCGGCAGCGCTGCTTGCAGGGGGGCTTACTACGCCATGGCGGCGTTGTCGGTCGCTGTTGCGATAGTTGCGGCGGAACTGGTAACTCGCTTACTGCAGGCTGAGGCCATCGCACTGTTGATGCTTTGCGCCGTCATTGTCGCTGCATGGTTTGGCGGGTTCCGCCCGGCGCTGTTGGCGATCGCACTCGCCCTTTCTGCTATCCATTATTACCTGTTGCCTCCAATCAATTCGTTTGCCTGGAAGCACAATTTACTCGCGGTGGGCATATCGGAAGTCCCGCGTCTGATTTTGTTTTCCATTACATCTCTCTTCGTTGCATTCATGGTTTCGGGGCAGAGAGCGGCAACATCAGCTCTCCGGCGTTCCAGCGCTGACCTGCAAGTGGCGATGGAGGAACAGCGGCGGACTGAAGCCGCGCTGCTGCATAGCGAAACGTATTTGACCGAGGCGCAGAGGCTGAGTCGCACCGGGAGCTTCGGATGGACTGTCTCCAGCGGGGACATCTTCTGGTCAGATGAAGTGTTCAGAATCTTTCAATTTGACCGAACGACGGAACCGAGCCTGGAGTTGGTTGTCCGACGCACCCATCCGGACGATCGTGCTGCCGTACAACAAACAATTGACCGCGCTTCCGTCGACGGAAATGACTTCGACCATGAGTATCGGTTGCTGATGCCGGATGGCTCTGTGAAATATGTCCATGCCGTGGCTCATGCTGTGAAGAATGTATCCGGCGGCATCGAGTTTGTCGGAGCGGTGACGGATGTTACGGTTGCGAAGGAGACCGAACGGAAGCTACGACGCAGCGAGGCCTATTTGGCCGAAGCCCAGCGTTTGAGTCACACGGGAAGTTGGGCCTGGGATGCGCGGCGGCGAGAGTTCGCGTTTCGGTCCCCGGAAGCGCACCGCTTGTTGGGATTCGATCCGGAAAAGGACGCTGTACCAGAGCAACCCCTTTGGGATCGTGTTCACGGCGAAGACAGGGACCGGGTTATCGAAATGGTGGGGCGGGCTCTTCGAGAGAAGACGGACTTCGAAGGCGACTATCGCGTCGTTCTTCCGGACGGTTCGACAAGATACGTGCATTCCGTGGGACATGCGGTTGTCGGTGACGACGGTGAAGTGGTCGAACTGGTTGGAACGCATATCGATGTCACCGAGCAGCACCTCGCAAGGGAAGCGCTGGGAAAAGCCTTTGACGAGATCAAGAAATCCGAAGACCGGCTTCGACTGGTGATCGACACAATCCCGACGCTGGTCTGGCGCGCCGGCGTAGACGGGGTTCCCGATTTCCTCAATCAGCCCGCGCTCGATTACACCGGCCTCACACCGGATCAAGCCGAAACCGGCTGGCCTCGCGCCTTTCATCCTGACGACAAGAAGGGCATGTTAGTGAAGTGGAGTGCCATAAGGGCGTCCGGTATGCCCGGAGAGCTTGAAGCTCGGCTGCGGCGCTTCGACGGTGAATATCGCTGGTTTCTATTTCGAGGCGTGCCGCTGCGGGATGAGTCAGGCAACATCGTCAAATGGTACGGGTCGTCGACCGACATCGAGGACCGCAAGCGGACGGAAAATGCTCTGCGCCAAAGCGAGGCCTATCTGGCCCAGGCACAGCGATTGAGCCTTACCGGTACCTTCGGCTGGCGCGTCGCCACCGGCGAGAATACCTGGTCAACGGAAACCTTTAGGATTTTTGGATACGACGAGGCGCCATCCGCGACCGTCGATATGGTTCTTGCGCGCACGCATCCGGAGGATCGCGCCGCCGTCCGAAAGGCCATTGACCGTGCCTCTATCGATCAAAATGATTACGATGATGCGTATCGGTTGATGATGCCGGATGGCTCGGTGAAACATGTCCGCGCGGTGGCCCGTGCCACGCGAGATGCATCAGGTGGCATCGAGTTTGTCGGGGCCGTGACGGATGTCACCGCGACAAAACAGGCCGAGGAAAAGTTGCAAAACGCGCAGGCAGAGCTCGCCCACGTTACGCGCGTGACCATGTTGGGCGAACTGACGGCCTCCATTGCGCATGAAGTGAATCAGCCGCTTGCCGCTGTCATCGCCAACGCCGAGGCATGTCTGCGCTGGCTCGATCGCGAAACCCCCGATTTGGCCGCCGCGCGCCGCTCGGCAGAATGGGTCATAAACGACGGCATCCGGGCGAGCGAGGTGATCCGGCGGGCCCGGGCGCTCGCGAAAAAGACCGATATTGAGAAGGAGCCGATCGACGTCAACAACGTCGTCAGGGAGGTCATCGCGCTGGTGCAGCGCGAGCTAAGTAGCCACAGGGTATCCGTGCGCACGGAGTTGGAGCCGGCTCTACCGAAAATCCTTGGTGATCGCGTCCAATTGCAGCAGGTATTGATCAACCTGGTGATGAACGGTATTGAAGCAATGCAGCAGGTCACGGGCCGGCCGCGTGAACTGGTGATCCGATCACGCCAGGACGAGACAAGCCGAGTGCTCCTGAGTGTGACGGATCGCGGCGCCGGGATCTCCGCCGAGAATGCAAGCCGGCTGTTCAGTGCCTTCTTCACCACCAAGTCCGGCGGCTTGGGTATGGGGCTCTCGATCTGTCGTTCGATCGTGGAAGCTCACGGGGGGCGTCTGTCAGCCTCCGGCAATGAGGGGCCCGGTGCGACGTTTCAATTCGTCCTGCCCTCGCATCGGGAGGATGCGTCGTGA